One part of the Candidatus Methanoperedens sp. genome encodes these proteins:
- a CDS encoding ribonuclease Z, with translation MLRVTFLGTGGTLPTPNRNPSAILINREGETMLFDCGEGTQQQMMRAKTGMKVNSIFITHFHADHFLGIPGLVQTMSFNGRTEPLDMYGPKWTKQMVKLLIDLGYYNLGFAINAHEMEDGDIIDKGDYSIKSVATDHGIPSLGYVLEEKRRAGRFNRRKAIELGVPEGPLFSKLQKGEPVIIGGRKILPSQIVGKPRPGRKLVYSGDTRPCESIEKASHKADLLIHDGTLAEELKDWAIETKHSTSREASLLAKKAKVKQLVLTHISSRYSESTEPLLQDAKEVFENVKIAEELMEIEIPLSDK, from the coding sequence ATGCTGCGTGTAACTTTTCTCGGCACAGGCGGTACCCTTCCAACGCCAAACCGCAACCCTTCTGCAATATTAATCAACAGGGAAGGAGAAACGATGCTGTTTGACTGCGGCGAGGGTACGCAGCAGCAGATGATGCGGGCAAAAACCGGCATGAAGGTCAATTCTATATTTATCACTCATTTCCATGCAGACCATTTCCTCGGAATCCCAGGACTCGTACAGACGATGTCTTTTAATGGAAGAACCGAACCGCTGGATATGTACGGTCCAAAATGGACAAAGCAGATGGTAAAACTCTTAATCGACCTGGGCTATTACAATCTCGGATTTGCCATAAATGCACATGAGATGGAAGACGGCGACATCATTGATAAAGGGGATTATTCCATAAAGTCTGTCGCTACTGATCATGGTATCCCAAGTCTTGGTTATGTTCTTGAGGAGAAAAGACGTGCAGGCAGGTTTAACAGGAGGAAAGCAATCGAACTTGGAGTGCCTGAAGGACCTCTTTTCTCAAAACTCCAGAAAGGTGAGCCGGTTATAATAGGCGGCAGGAAGATATTGCCTTCCCAGATTGTCGGGAAGCCTCGCCCCGGTCGGAAGCTCGTTTACAGCGGCGATACCAGACCGTGTGAATCCATAGAAAAAGCAAGCCATAAAGCCGATTTACTCATCCATGACGGCACGCTTGCTGAGGAGCTTAAAGATTGGGCTATTGAAACAAAACACTCAACCTCTAGGGAAGCTTCTCTTCTTGCAAAAAAGGCGAAGGTAAAACAGCTGGTATTAACTCATATCAGTTCAAGGTATTCGGAAAGCACAGAGCCTTTGCTGCAGGATGCAAAAGAGGTTTTTGAAAACGTCAAGATTGCAGAAGAATTGATGGAGATAGAGATACCGCTCTCTGATAAATAA